In the Candidatus Methylomirabilota bacterium genome, GCCACATCGACCAGGCCGTCGCGCTCATCGAAGCGTGGGTCCGAGGCCGCCCGATCGAGGGTCTCGGCGTGGAGACGTTCCGGCTGCCGGGCCGGACGCCGGTCCTCCTCGCGGAGGCGCCCGGCGCGGCGCCCGAGACCATCCTGCTCTACGGCCATTGCGACAAGCAGCCGGAGATGACGGGGTGGGCCGACGGCCTGGGCCCCTGGACGCCGGTCCGCCGCGGCGAGCGCCTCTACGGCCGCGGCGCCCAGGACGACGGCTACGCCGCCTTCTGCGCGCTCACCGCCATCGAGGCCGTCCAGCGCGCCGGGGTGCCGCACGCGCGCTGCATCGTGCTCGTCGAGGCGAGCGAGGAGAGCGGGAGCCCGGACCTGCCCGCCTACATGGAAGCCTTCGCGTCCCGGATCGGGACGCCCGACCTGGTGATCTGCCTGGACTCGGGGTGCGGCAACTACGATCAGCTCTGGGGCACCACGTCGCTGCGCGGGCTGATCAACGGGATTCTGACCGTCCAGGTGCTGACCGAAGGCGCGCACTCGGGCGCGGCCGGCGGCATCGTGCCCTCGAGCTTCCGGATCGCCCGGCAGCTCCTGTCGCGCCTCGAGGACGAGCGGACGGGGGCGATCGTGCCACGCGACTTCCACGTCGAGGAGCCCGCAATCCGAACGGCCGAGGCGCGGGCGGTGGCCGAGGTGCTGGGCGCCGAGATCGCCGCGCGGTTCCCGGTCGTCGAGGGGATGCGCTATGCCCAGGCGGACCCTGCCGACCTGCTGCTGGCCAACACCTGGGCGCCGACGCTCGGCATCACCGGCGCCGCCGGCCTGCCCGCGCTGGCCGACGGGGGCAATGTGCTCCGCCCCTCGACCTCGCTCAAGCTGTCACTCCGGGTGCCTCCGACCCTCGACGTCCCACGCGCGGCCGGGCGCCTCCGGGAGATCCTCGAGGCCGACCCGCCCTACGGCGCGCGCGTGCGCTTCACGGTCGACAGCCTCTCGCCGGGCTGGGACGCCCCGGCCAGCGAGCCGTGGCTGCTCGACGCCGTGCACGCGTCGTCCCGCCGCCACTTCGGCCGGCCGGCCATGTTCGCCGGGCTGGGCGGCTCCATCCCCTTCATGGCCATGCTCGGGGAGCGCTTCCCGCGCGCGCAGTTCTTCATCACCGGCACCGGCGGCCCCGGCTCCAACGCCCACGGCCCGAACGAGTTCCTGCACCTGCCCTTCACCGAGCGCCTCACCGCCTGCGTGGCGGACCTGATCGCCGCCCACCATCGGGCCCGCCGGCCCTAGCCCGTCCCCGCCGGCCGCGAGCGCCGCGGGCGGGCCTGCAGCTCGTAGATGGGCTCAGCCTACCGAGCCGGGCGAGGCCCGGTCAACGCGCCTCACCTCGGCCCTGCCGTCCGGCGCCTCACCTCCGGCAGCACCTCGCGCCCGAGCAGCTCGAGGCCGGCCAGGATGTCGTCTTGAGCCATCCCGGGCCAGCTCACCCGCATGGTGGCGTGCGTCACCCCGGCCCGATGCTGGCGAAGGAGGGCATCCACCACCTGCGCCGGCGAGCCGAGGGCGAACCGATCGGCGGCCAGCCGCCGGAGCTGCGCCTCCGGCGCGGCCTCGAGATCGAGGGTGATGCCCGGAATCCCCCACGCGAGATAGGCCTTGTACTTCTCTAGCAGGAAGGGCGCGGCCCGGCGGATCGCCGTGTCCTCGTCGGGCGCGCACACGACCTCGAGCAGCCGGCAGACGTGCTGGCTCGCCGGCAGGCCCGCCGCAGCCCGGGCGGCGGCAAAGGCGGCTGCCTGCGCGGCGAACTCGTCGACCGTGGGCACCGGCACCACCATCCAGCCGTCGGCGATGCGG is a window encoding:
- a CDS encoding M20/M25/M40 family metallo-hydrolase, which codes for MSTLTTSTLPPDETRGFVHRAWEVDVLPALTRYVAIPAKSPAFDPEWSAHGHIDQAVALIEAWVRGRPIEGLGVETFRLPGRTPVLLAEAPGAAPETILLYGHCDKQPEMTGWADGLGPWTPVRRGERLYGRGAQDDGYAAFCALTAIEAVQRAGVPHARCIVLVEASEESGSPDLPAYMEAFASRIGTPDLVICLDSGCGNYDQLWGTTSLRGLINGILTVQVLTEGAHSGAAGGIVPSSFRIARQLLSRLEDERTGAIVPRDFHVEEPAIRTAEARAVAEVLGAEIAARFPVVEGMRYAQADPADLLLANTWAPTLGITGAAGLPALADGGNVLRPSTSLKLSLRVPPTLDVPRAAGRLREILEADPPYGARVRFTVDSLSPGWDAPASEPWLLDAVHASSRRHFGRPAMFAGLGGSIPFMAMLGERFPRAQFFITGTGGPGSNAHGPNEFLHLPFTERLTACVADLIAAHHRARRP
- a CDS encoding LLM class flavin-dependent oxidoreductase, which translates into the protein QLRFDSIWSGEHHVTPGFHYFPLLPLLQRLAAEAEGLWLGTNLVLLPLHNPVELAEVGAFLDLISGGRFLLGVGLGYRLEEFAVFGVPMAERVSRLTEGVEIIRRLWTEDRVTHRGRHWRLDGVSIRPRPLQRPRPPIMIGSQVPAGIARAARIADGWMVVPVPTVDEFAAQAAAFAAARAAAGLPASQHVCRLLEVVCAPDEDTAIRRAAPFLLEKYKAYLAWGIPGITLDLEAAPEAQLRRLAADRFALGSPAQVVDALLRQHRAGVTHATMRVSWPGMAQDDILAGLELLGREVLPEVRRRTAGPR